The region TCCCCCAGTGGGACATAAAGCCACAACACATTCCCTCCAGTTTCTTCTATCTTTGGCTGTCTGCTGTGCCTTGTTTCATGTCAGCCCCATCAGTTTCAGCTCGTCAGCCAATGCTCACCTCCAGGTAACTTTTGGGCAGCCTTCTTTCTTCCATTGAGGGGCTTATGTTAGTAGTATAGGGCAGTCTTTGGTATGCTGCCAGGCTCCATTCTGATGACATGTCCAAGTCCAAGCCATCTCAGTCTGATCAGAGATTTTCTGTActagaatatttcaatatttccagAAAACTTGGTATTTCTCAGACTTCACCATCTTCTTATCTTGAAATTCCCTTTCAGACTAAAGATCAAATTCTAATGGATACCCTCGACATGATCTCAAAACACAGAACCGAGAAAAGTAGGGCTGCAGCTTTAAAGTGAGTAGCAGCATTCTTCCGTGGTCCTCCGAAGTAATTTCATAGATCGTAAAAATTAATCGAATCCGTATTTCTATTTAGATTCGAGGAAAGAAAGAAAACGCGAAACAATAAAACAGCGATAAAAGACGATAAACTGGACGCGCTGCAGAAAAAACTCGACGAAAAACGTCAAGAACGATTGAAAGAACaggaaaattctaaaatcaaaatcagcaAAGGTTCAGCTCTGCGTACGCAGGCACTCATTAATGAAAAGGTAAATCAAAATTTGTCTAAATAAACCATTGAATTTAACTTATTCTAAGTTCGAATGTTCCAACATGGTAAATATCTATCTTTTTGcaagtttttttaaaattttttttcttgtctGTAGAAAGCTAGAGAGGAAAGTCGTTGGGCTGAACTGGAACAAACTCGTGACAGAACCGCTAAATTAGCGTCGAAAGGAATCCATGGAAGCAGCAGCGCCACAAGATTATTGTCTAACAACAGAGTAGCAATTCATTCGTGATATCAGATCTGTGTAAATCTATTTGAACAATTACTATTCGTATAAGAGAAGGATTGTATGATTTAGTGAAGTGTCCGTCCATGTACAAATGAAATTATGATGTATTTTAAGATgtgaataatataataaagtGTACCTTAAATACTGTGATTCATAGCCTAGTTTGAAGCTTTTTTCTTTTAAGGATAGGCCAAGGAAAGGAATTAACTCCACTTCAACCCATGTAAAAGGCTTTGCACCACACTGAAGGATTTTCTAACGAGAAAATTTCATGTCTCAAGGAAAtttctgcatcactttcacaTCCCAATCACTGTAGACTCCTCTCTGTTtctagtttctaataaattcgGTAACTGCTTAATTGGGTAAAGAAAAAATCCATGTCCCAATTGTTCGGATTCAGGGGTAGTCTATTGTACAACTTCTAAAGTATCCAATagctatttctcaaaattgtatgagttttaaaggagtttctgatattttgctcaaatcaaaggagtttcaagcaccttcaaaagcattttccatGAGTTTTAAAGGAATCTAGAAGTCTTAGGCACCCTGTTACAGGGTTTGGGATCTGTGTGCAGAAAACTTCTGAAAGCGATTCAGATATAAGCCCCCATGGATTACGTCCTAAATAATACAATTTTACTAATATTGTACCGGGATCgcatatcatttgaaaatcaaccgaaagataaaatacaacaCAAGTTGAAAGAATCCATAAATTTTCACTCGAAAACAGACacgtatttctatttcatgtatgaaatataataCATGTTCAGATAACTTAAATTCAATCGAAATAATCTTCGATATCGATATCGGGATGAAGCAAATCTTCGCCGTAACGACTCAAATCCATCTGATTCAAAATCAGATTTTCGAAAGTTTCTTCCAGGTCGGTTTCGCCGATCAGGATAGCGCCTTGCATACGCCCGTCGTGCATGACGGCCTTGACGTATTCCCTACCCTCTGTCGTCCGCAACAAAACGTGATAATCGTTTCCCAAATCTTGCGCGTTAAATTTACCCAACAATACGACTTTATACCCGAAAAACTGCGTGACGTGCGTGAATATTTCGAAACAAAAATCGAGCGTCATTTCTCGAATGCGGCCGCGTAGATCGGCGTCGATACATTTCCCGGCGTATATCCCCATTTGTCGTGCTTGAGTCCACAGTTTCATTTGTAACCAATGCTTCGCCGGTTCCCATGTCGGCGCGCACAAATCACCAGCCGCGTAAACATCCGCGATACTCGTCCGCATTTTATCGTCAACCATTAACCCTCCGTCGGCGGAAATGGTGAAATTATTCGATTTCGCGAACGGGTCTCGGTTCGGCTTGACGCCGGTGGCGCTGACGACGAAATCGCAGCCGTATATTTTACCGTTTGTAAGTTCGACATAAACCGGCCACCAATCGGTCCGATCACTCGGATTCGAAGTGACCAGGAAATTGCGCAGGTTTTCCTCACACATAAACTCCGATTGGGTCAAAATTCTCCGAACCTCGACTTTGTATTCGACGTGAACCGAACGCTGCTCGTCGCTGAGTCCTTTCAACTCGTAACCCGTATGCCAATCGGGACCGAGCGCGCTTCCTTTCACGTCCTCGTTCGCGCTCGTCTCCCCGCCGGACACGACGTACTTTTCGCGCTTAATCGGTCGAAAACGCGCCGTCGCTTTCCGCTCGTTCAAACTGGCGAGGAAAAATTCTGCGGCGCCGACGTCGATGAATGTCGCCGTAATCGATTCGTCCTTGATTGCCCAGACGATCTCGACATTTTCCAACTCGTAGACGAGCTCGGTCGCTATGCCGCCGTTACCGACGATAACGACGCGCCGAGCGTCGGTTAGTTTCCGTTGAAACGTCCGCACGCTTTCCGTATCCCGGATTCCTAAAACATACGGATTATCTTCAACGACTATCTTGGGTCGTCCGCCCGCGCATAGGCATAACTTCCGATAGCGATAAACCGAGTCATTGTCCGTGTATATCTTATGACCGACGGAGTCTAAGTCTGTGACTACGGCATGGATTACTTTCACGTTCGGGTAATTCGATTCCAGGTAGGACGAAGGTTTTTCTTCAACGTCGAATTCTTCGAGCACTTTCGTTAGTTGTTTGTAATTGATGACGGCTTTGATCAGAGGCGAGGCCGAAATTAACAATATCCGCGATTCCGTTTGCAGAAATGATAGGCTCTGTGCGCATGTAACTCCGGCGATGCCTCCACCCACGACGATAAGGTCGAAACAGGAATCCTCTTTGGACGCTGCCTCCTCACTGCCGGCTTGGTCGGCGGCGTCCATCATGGCAGCTTTTCACGTCAGCTCTTTCAGacctaaaaatatcaaaatttctaTTCGGC is a window of Tubulanus polymorphus chromosome 2, tnTubPoly1.2, whole genome shotgun sequence DNA encoding:
- the LOC141900162 gene encoding pyridine nucleotide-disulfide oxidoreductase domain-containing protein 1-like, with the protein product MMDAADQAGSEEAASKEDSCFDLIVVGGGIAGVTCAQSLSFLQTESRILLISASPLIKAVINYKQLTKVLEEFDVEEKPSSYLESNYPNVKVIHAVVTDLDSVGHKIYTDNDSVYRYRKLCLCAGGRPKIVVEDNPYVLGIRDTESVRTFQRKLTDARRVVIVGNGGIATELVYELENVEIVWAIKDESITATFIDVGAAEFFLASLNERKATARFRPIKREKYVVSGGETSANEDVKGSALGPDWHTGYELKGLSDEQRSVHVEYKVEVRRILTQSEFMCEENLRNFLVTSNPSDRTDWWPVYVELTNGKIYGCDFVVSATGVKPNRDPFAKSNNFTISADGGLMVDDKMRTSIADVYAAGDLCAPTWEPAKHWLQMKLWTQARQMGIYAGKCIDADLRGRIREMTLDFCFEIFTHVTQFFGYKVVLLGKFNAQDLGNDYHVLLRTTEGREYVKAVMHDGRMQGAILIGETDLEETFENLILNQMDLSRYGEDLLHPDIDIEDYFD